From Trichoplusia ni isolate ovarian cell line Hi5 chromosome 11, tn1, whole genome shotgun sequence, the proteins below share one genomic window:
- the LOC113499049 gene encoding uncharacterized protein LOC113499049, whose amino-acid sequence MEELKDIDSSKSKDASGGGGENVPIGHKEELTDSQCQDCNDGGVGDVGEEKSVTRVVGLNDVDAVPWNAPVTGESGGECACCLFWSLLCLNVICGIMHLT is encoded by the exons ATGGAGGAATTAAAGGATATTGACAGTTCAAAATCCAAAG ATGCAAGCGGTGGAGGTGGAGAAAATGTCCCTATAGGCCACAAAGAGGAACTGACAGACTCGCAATGCCAGGACTGTAATGATGGAG GTGTTGGAGATGTTGGCGAGGAGAAGAGTGTTACCCGGGTTGTTGGGCTGAACGATGTTGATGCTGTTCCTTGGAATGCACCGGTCACCGGCGAGTCTGGCGGCGAGTGCGCCTGTTGTCTCTTCTGGAGTTTACTGTGCCTTAACGTCATTTGTGGCATAATGCATCTCACGTAG